A genomic stretch from Vibrio algarum includes:
- the hybB gene encoding Ni/Fe-hydrogenase cytochrome b subunit — protein sequence MNDHTESKALGGRLTTWPVIFFGFFAFVCVIVIIKRLILGLGPVTNLNGGYPWGIWIGFDLLVGTGFACGGWALAWAVYIFNKGEYHALVRPALLASLFGYALGGLSIMMDIGRWWNMPYFYIPGYFNTNSVLFETAICMTIYMVVLVVEFAPALLEKMGLKIPLKILNKILFAVIALGALLPAMHQSSMGSLFISAGHKIHPLWQNYEFLPVFALLGALIMGFSIVVFEGALVAAGMKGRLPDERPLFNRLITFVQVLVGMFIVLRLHAVNLGDKWDYVFAGDMFSWLFFIEMALMAWPVMFIKRIQNSAALLFAAATSLLVGAAMYRVDLAIVAYYPGDGYTYFPSIEEILLSFGLVAIEVVGYILLVKLLPVLPGAATSNRIHKEA from the coding sequence ATGAATGATCATACGGAATCCAAAGCGCTTGGAGGACGGCTCACCACCTGGCCAGTGATCTTCTTTGGCTTCTTCGCTTTTGTCTGCGTCATCGTCATTATTAAACGACTGATCTTAGGCCTAGGTCCTGTCACAAACCTAAATGGTGGTTATCCATGGGGAATCTGGATTGGCTTCGACCTTTTAGTTGGTACTGGCTTTGCATGTGGGGGTTGGGCTCTCGCTTGGGCTGTCTACATTTTCAACAAAGGTGAGTATCACGCGCTTGTTCGCCCTGCACTATTAGCCAGTTTATTTGGTTACGCCCTTGGTGGACTGTCGATCATGATGGACATCGGTCGTTGGTGGAACATGCCCTACTTTTACATTCCTGGGTATTTTAATACTAACTCGGTACTGTTTGAGACGGCGATATGTATGACCATCTACATGGTGGTTCTGGTTGTTGAATTTGCACCAGCACTGCTAGAAAAAATGGGATTAAAAATACCACTTAAAATATTAAATAAAATTCTATTTGCTGTTATTGCATTGGGTGCTCTGTTACCCGCTATGCACCAATCATCAATGGGGTCACTGTTTATCTCTGCCGGGCACAAGATCCACCCGTTATGGCAAAACTACGAATTTCTACCCGTATTTGCCTTATTGGGTGCACTCATCATGGGCTTCTCCATTGTTGTCTTTGAGGGCGCGCTAGTCGCAGCTGGTATGAAGGGTAGGCTCCCCGATGAAAGGCCTCTCTTTAACCGTTTAATTACTTTTGTTCAGGTACTGGTCGGAATGTTTATTGTTCTTCGATTGCATGCAGTGAACCTAGGTGACAAATGGGATTACGTTTTCGCAGGGGACATGTTTAGTTGGTTATTCTTCATTGAAATGGCACTGATGGCATGGCCAGTCATGTTCATAAAACGGATTCAAAACAGCGCGGCATTACTTTTTGCTGCCGCAACAAGCCTACTCGTAGGTGCAGCAATGTACCGTGTGGACCTCGCCATCGTAGCTTACTACCCAGGAGATGGTTATACCTACTTCCCATCAATCGAAGAAATCTTGCTTTCATTTGGATTGGTCGCAATTGAAGTCGTCGGTTACATATTACTCGTTAAATTACTGCCCGTATTACCGGGAGCAGCAACCAGTAACCGTATTCACAAAGAAGCCTAA
- the hybC gene encoding hydrogenase 2 large subunit: protein MSQRITIDPVTRIEGHLRIDCEIEDGKVTNAWSSGTMWRGMEEILKGQDPRDAWVFTQRICGVCTTVHAIASVRSVESALKLDIPKNAQFIRNLIVAAHGIHDNVVHFYQLSALDWVDVVSALEADPVKCEDICRPLSTWSLNSAAEFQKVKDKLKGLVDSGQLGIFANGYWGHREMKLPPEINLIAVAHYLQALEYQRNANRIVAILGGKSPHIQNLAVGGVANPINLDAPSVLNKERLMYIKSFIDELDEFIEQVYKLDVAIVAAHYPEWLAIGEGVTNYLSIPDMPTDEKGGSFLMPGGYIENGDLSTFRPITSHDDQYLIDGIAESSKHSWYQEDGPFHPWEGKTDPNYTGFEDDGKYSWVKAPTFYGKATQVGPLAQVLCAVAAGDESTTKHLNDVLGAFEMLTGIKPEIKHLHSTLGRHATRAVRCAVLKDTMQDQYKALIDNIAEGDTTTYVKPYFPYGVIKGVGFHEAPRGMLSHWIVINDGKIENYQAVVPSTWNSGPRNDTDELGPYEQSLIGTPIADPENPLEVIRTIHSFDPCMSCAVHIVDTRGKGITKVKIL from the coding sequence ATGAGTCAACGCATTACAATTGATCCAGTAACCCGCATCGAAGGCCACTTGCGTATCGATTGCGAAATTGAAGATGGTAAAGTAACCAATGCATGGTCATCAGGCACTATGTGGCGTGGCATGGAAGAGATCTTAAAAGGTCAAGATCCACGAGATGCATGGGTATTCACTCAACGAATTTGTGGGGTTTGCACCACGGTTCATGCCATTGCTTCCGTACGCTCTGTAGAGAGCGCATTAAAACTAGATATACCGAAAAATGCTCAGTTTATTCGTAATCTTATTGTCGCCGCACACGGCATTCACGATAACGTAGTCCACTTCTATCAACTCTCTGCTCTTGACTGGGTAGATGTCGTCTCTGCATTAGAGGCAGATCCTGTTAAATGTGAAGATATCTGTCGACCACTTTCTACTTGGTCTCTCAATTCCGCTGCAGAGTTCCAAAAGGTAAAAGACAAGCTAAAGGGGTTAGTTGATAGCGGTCAGCTCGGTATTTTTGCTAATGGGTACTGGGGACACAGGGAGATGAAACTTCCTCCCGAGATCAACCTAATTGCAGTAGCGCACTATTTACAAGCTCTCGAGTATCAACGTAATGCAAACCGCATTGTTGCTATCCTCGGAGGTAAATCCCCACACATTCAAAACCTAGCGGTTGGAGGGGTAGCAAACCCAATCAACTTAGATGCCCCAAGCGTATTGAATAAAGAACGTTTAATGTACATCAAGTCCTTTATTGACGAACTTGATGAATTTATAGAGCAAGTTTATAAGCTCGATGTGGCTATTGTTGCCGCCCATTACCCTGAATGGTTAGCTATCGGCGAAGGCGTGACTAACTACTTATCTATTCCGGACATGCCCACTGATGAAAAAGGCGGCAGTTTTTTGATGCCTGGCGGTTACATTGAAAATGGTGACTTATCTACTTTTAGACCGATTACTAGCCACGATGACCAATACTTAATAGATGGTATTGCCGAAAGCAGCAAACACTCATGGTATCAAGAGGACGGTCCTTTCCATCCTTGGGAAGGAAAGACAGACCCGAACTACACAGGGTTTGAAGACGATGGCAAATATTCTTGGGTAAAAGCGCCTACCTTCTATGGTAAAGCCACTCAAGTTGGCCCACTTGCACAAGTTTTATGTGCTGTTGCTGCTGGTGACGAGAGCACAACTAAGCACCTTAATGACGTACTTGGTGCCTTTGAGATGCTAACAGGCATTAAACCCGAAATTAAGCATTTGCACTCTACCCTTGGTCGGCATGCTACTCGTGCGGTTCGTTGTGCGGTGTTGAAAGACACCATGCAGGATCAATACAAAGCATTAATCGATAATATCGCGGAAGGTGACACAACAACCTACGTAAAACCTTACTTCCCGTATGGTGTTATCAAAGGGGTCGGTTTCCACGAAGCACCACGCGGTATGCTCTCACACTGGATTGTTATCAACGATGGTAAAATAGAGAACTACCAAGCCGTTGTACCATCCACTTGGAACTCTGGCCCGCGAAACGATACAGATGAGCTCGGCCCTTATGAGCAGTCACTTATCGGAACACCAATTGCCGACCCAGAAAACCCATTGGAAGTCATTCGTACCATTCACTCCTTTGACCCTTGCATGTCTTGCGCAGTACACATTGTGGATACTAGAGGCAAAGGAATAACGAAAGTTAAAATACTGTAA
- a CDS encoding HyaD/HybD family hydrogenase maturation endopeptidase, protein MALGLHFRGDDEWLCGDDEWLRGDDEWRRANNRICLKDERTNMNHGLRENMNILVLGVGNLLLRDESVGVHLVNELEQEFYFPKGVDVVDGGTAGMELLEFIADREHIIIIDAVLTGDKPGTVVNLRDDEVPALFHNKVSPHQLGISDLLGALKLTGESPKNIFLVGVVPKTVEPGLEMSDTVKSQIGLMKKQVIDYLSNIGVQLETKEAQPCA, encoded by the coding sequence TTGGCTTTAGGTCTCCACTTTCGTGGAGATGACGAATGGTTATGTGGAGATGATGAATGGTTACGTGGAGATGACGAATGGCGACGTGCAAATAACAGAATATGTCTAAAAGATGAGCGAACAAATATGAACCATGGTTTAAGGGAAAACATGAATATTTTGGTTTTAGGCGTAGGTAATCTACTTCTAAGAGATGAATCTGTTGGCGTACACCTTGTTAATGAGCTAGAGCAAGAATTTTATTTTCCTAAAGGTGTAGATGTCGTTGATGGCGGTACTGCTGGCATGGAGTTACTTGAGTTTATTGCCGATAGAGAGCATATCATCATTATCGACGCGGTATTAACTGGTGATAAACCCGGCACTGTGGTGAATCTTCGCGATGACGAAGTACCTGCGCTTTTCCATAACAAGGTATCTCCACATCAACTCGGTATATCTGATCTACTCGGGGCACTAAAACTGACTGGCGAATCGCCAAAAAATATCTTTCTTGTCGGTGTCGTCCCAAAAACCGTTGAACCTGGCCTTGAGATGAGTGATACCGTCAAATCTCAAATAGGCCTAATGAAAAAACAGGTTATAGATTACCTCAGTAACATTGGTGTCCAACTAGAAACAAAAGAGGCACAGCCATGTGCATAG
- a CDS encoding HypC/HybG/HupF family hydrogenase formation chaperone, producing MCIGVPALVQHVYEDKLSAIVGEEEHLRTVSLMMLLDEVHVGDYLLIQVGNFAVDKVEKQEALKAIKLQQALAEGDYERAAELY from the coding sequence ATGTGCATAGGTGTTCCCGCTTTAGTACAGCATGTCTATGAAGACAAACTCTCAGCCATTGTTGGAGAAGAAGAACACCTGAGAACGGTAAGCCTAATGATGCTTCTAGATGAGGTGCACGTAGGCGATTACTTACTCATTCAAGTCGGTAATTTTGCAGTAGACAAAGTAGAGAAACAAGAAGCACTCAAAGCGATAAAGCTACAACAAGCGCTTGCCGAAGGAGATTATGAACGTGCCGCTGAACTTTACTGA
- the hybE gene encoding [NiFe]-hydrogenase assembly chaperone HybE, whose amino-acid sequence MNVPLNFTENPTDVLEIVFNDIHANQMHELPFVNKKLKVKAVGFSLYESDWLGVLLTPWTLSIILIPGPNRVWQSRTVGDKIGIRLPSGDYSFTYGAHEQLGNYLASSIMSPLQDMKNQAVAVQLAKDLRQLITAIPTEEVHVPDPSRRSLFGLRNKATA is encoded by the coding sequence ATGAACGTGCCGCTGAACTTTACTGAAAACCCAACCGATGTCCTTGAAATTGTATTCAACGATATCCACGCGAATCAGATGCATGAACTGCCATTCGTTAATAAAAAACTAAAAGTAAAAGCCGTGGGCTTTTCTTTGTATGAGAGTGACTGGTTAGGCGTATTGTTAACACCTTGGACTTTAAGCATCATTTTAATTCCGGGGCCTAATCGCGTGTGGCAATCACGAACGGTTGGAGACAAAATTGGCATACGTTTACCTTCTGGTGACTATTCATTTACTTACGGTGCGCACGAACAACTCGGCAACTACCTTGCCAGTTCCATAATGTCTCCGTTACAAGATATGAAAAACCAAGCAGTTGCCGTGCAACTGGCAAAGGACTTGCGTCAATTAATTACAGCGATACCAACAGAAGAGGTGCATGTACCAGACCCATCTCGGCGCAGTTTATTTGGTCTCAGAAACAAAGCAACAGCGTAA